The Denticeps clupeoides chromosome 4, fDenClu1.1, whole genome shotgun sequence genome segment AGACTACTGAAGGAGTTACTACCAAAGTTAGGTGAATCACTCATTGGCTTAATCAGCTCATCCATTGGTCTTAACTATGTTCCTTTATGTCTAAAGTTCATAGGACAATACTGTACTAAGACCATAGTACAGAAACTGCCTTACTGAAGGTATTAAAGTAATTTCTTTTATCTTCTGACCAGTAAATTGGCAGTAAATTCTGACAATAAATTGGTTTTAGTTTATCCAGTTTACCTTAGTAGCCTACTAGTTCCTCATAACCCACCACActcctttctttctcctgtAGAAGGCTTTCTAAAGAGAcccaaatctttggaacaaTCTTTGAGGATTCAGACATAGTATCAGTTCTTAAATCCAGTTTAAAAACATACTTATACATACTAACCTTTAACAACACTCCCCTCACCATTAGTAATGCTAGAGTAGTTAGTGCCGCTGGAAATATCTAGTGCTCTCTTAAGTTACTGTCATTTGttgctaactcatcactaactcactcttcactttTCTCTATCCTCCACCAGCCACTCCACTGTAGAGGGTATATCCTGGCTTAGGAGTTTCCTGATTCGGAGTGATCATGTGAAATGGCcacctgctgggactctaaCACACTTCCTGGAGGctaattcattatacacaagtggACTGCAATAACCATCATATGCCACTTTTCTTTTTGCTGACCAAAAGAAGAAGGGGTTCCCTTTACTGGGTCtgggttcctctcaaggttttcttcctgttagGAAGAAATTCTATTCAGtgaaagtgataaaaaaaaaagtgaagtgattgtcacatgtgatacacagcagcacagcacacagtgcacacagtgaaatttgtcctctgcagtgggcagccatgacaggcacccagggagcagtgtgtggggacggtgccttgctcattGTCActtcagtgggaccttggcagctcaggattcgaacctgaaaccttctgattactagtcagcttccttacccactaggccaccatttaaCTGATATTGGATCCaaccaaaatatatttacaacCGGACAGTgctaaaataatcattttcttAATGTGATTTATCTTTTCACAGAAAGCATTCGGTCAATTCCTTTGTTGAATTTGTTGTCAAGGTCTAAAGCCAGAGCAGTGTAAGTTAAACCGGAGATACCTTCAGCCTCTTAAAGACAGATCCCATAACAACCATTGATCTAGCCTTCTTCGTTTTTATTCAATGATGGGGCTGAAGTTTAAACTAGATCTTCTTAGTTGGTTCTTTGTCATTTAAATTCCTTGATATGAGACTTAATTTTTTGACTGGGATATTATAGATAGCAGTATCATCACATTGTTTCATTCCCATAAGCTCACACTAGTTGATTTTCAGACATGGGCCAGAAGCCTTTGAAAACTCAGTGATTGTTTCAACAGCTACAGGTATTTGGATCTTGTCCATTAGAAATAGGGATGTATCATCTGCCAATTGATAACCAGTTCTCTATTCATTAAGGAAATTACTTTCAATCCACTTGACTCAATATGATAGTTGAGCAACCAGTAAAAACAGATATGGGGATGTAGGGCAGGCTTGCCAGAATCCCCAAAAGATTTTAGACCTTAGAGAAGAGCCTGTCAATAGTTTGACAGAACAACTACTGTCTTAACAGTAGCAGAGAAATAAACATCAACTCCACATTTGAACAGGGTTGGAAGAATTTATTCATGTTCAACAGTATCAAATGCCTTATAAAAGTCTAAAAACAAGCTAAAGCCATTCTCTTTTATAAGTTTGAGATAGTCCAAGATATCCTAAATTTctattgtttttaatatgtaatatagcCAGACTGTTTCTTCAATTATTGAGTACACATTACAGTCTTTAAgcaataattaaatattttataaccAACCAGAAATCCAATCTAGACTGTCTGGAACCAGATTTATTGATCAATGTAAAAACTTAACTCCCTGTAAACTTAATTCTCCAAATATCTATTAGCTTCAACTTTGCCATAAAACTAAACCGAGTAGATTTACTGGCATTTGGTCTCCCAGAGGGCTTTTTATCTATTGAGTTATCTAGGATGGTATTAAAATCCCCTCCTAGGGTTAGGCTTGGTAAACAACGGGGCATGTGACGTCAGACGTAACCGCGGGAGCGCGCTCGCACGGGAAGGAGAGTGCGCGCACAGAATGCGGCTGCGACGGTAGCCGCgggacaaaaacaacaacgtTTTCCAAACCTTTCGAACTGTccaaacttgttttttttgttgaggtAGGTCTTGACAATGTCAAAAGCCGCTTTTCTCGGGTTCGCGGGCGACCAGTATTGGTTCTAAAACATACAGCAACAGGTTGCTAGCGTGTTTTAATGAAGTTAGCCATTAGCATGGACCACTTCGAACAGTGAAGCAGTACACCTCACTTCACCTGTACAACTGGAGGGATTTAAACTAATTTGCGTTAGTTACACATATGTATAAATGTCGTGAAATGCTGAAGTGTTGTGTTATTAGTGAAATATACACCGATTTAGGGAAgcgggtatttttttttagcttataCATCTTTCATTACATTATAAATCTAGTTTGCAGGCATCGTTCGTGCTACAGTGTGGCTCTTCATCTTTGTAAACCATTACACTTGCATCAGTGTTAAGTTACTAGAGGGACACTCTGGCTTGGCTGAAATGGATCCTGGGAGTGACAACACTGCAACATGTTTATCGTCACACATTACATGAGCAGATGCCAAGGAGCAACAGCAGTGGCTGGATCTTCGGCAGATGAGTGCATCGTGGaatgatgaaataaatatgaTCACTGGTGTGCTGAGACCGCAGATTTTTCACTGTATGTAACACTCTTGGGTGGATTATTCGCAGTGAAGGCAGCACCGCTCCGGGATGAATTATTTCTCTAATAAGAGAGAATTCACCAATCAGCAGAGGAACCCAGGTTCCCTGCTCAGCAGTTCCACTACGCAGCCATTAATCACGTCCAGTGAAAGCACAGATACGTCCACTGACTCCcgtctgtgttttatttttaggttCGCTCCTCCTCCTTCGTGCCTCAGAGACTCGCGTCCCGGATCGTGGGTTCACGCCAACCTCCATCATGACGTGCCGAGACATTCATGCCACCAACGTGTTCTCCTTCATCATCGCCTTGCTGTCGGTTGGCGGCCTTGTGGTTGCCACACTGGTTCCTCAGTGGAGAACAATGCGACTGATCACCTTTAACGTCAACGCCAAGAACATCACGGTGTACGACGGCCTCTGGACCAAGTGTGTGCAGCAGGACGGCTCTTCTGGCTGCTACTACTTTGATGCTGACTGGTATGTCAGGGTGGACCAGCTGGACCTGCGGCTGCTGCAGCTCTGCCTGCCCACGGGGCTGCTGCTGGCCTCGCTGGCTCTGCTGCTCATCATGATGGGCATGTGCAAGACGGCCTGCTGCTCGAGAAGCCCGGAGGACATCAAGAACAGCTACTGCCTTGTCAACAGCGCAGGCTGCCACCTAGTGGCTGGGACGTTTCTCTTCTTGGGTGGGGCGGTGGCCATGCCGCCTGCGGTGTGGTTCTTGTTTCACACAGAGGACCTGAATCGCCGCTACGACGACTTGTTTTCCGTGCAGTTTGCTGTATACGTGGCCATCGGCAGCGCGGGGGGGCTTATTCTCGCCGCTCTGCTCATGTTTATGTGGTACTGCATGTGCAAGAAACTGCCCTCGCCATTCTGGCTGCCACTCCCCGAGCTGCCGGTCATGCCCAACAGCATGTCTGCGCAGCTGCTCTTGCCTAATGGCATGCCGCCCTCTCCGGTCGCCTACGCCCCACAGCCAATTCCTCCTGCAGTTATTGATGCCCCTGGTTTTCTTCCCACTCAGGGGTACCCTGCCAGCATTGTAGCTGGGCCACCTATGTCCCCACAAGTCTACATGCCACCCATGCTTGCCCCAGACGGTTGTGGGTCGGAAGTGGGTCTCTCGCAAGCATACAGCTACGCCCCGTCCCAAAGCTACGCCCCGTCCCAAAGCTACGCCCCTTCTGAGGGCTACAGGCGATCCCAGAGATATGGCAGCCACCACTACTCGACACGCTCGCGTCTGTCTGGCATAGAGATTGACATTCCAGTCCTAACTGAGTAACAAGttctaattgttttttttattgtgccatTTTGAGGAGGGTTTGTTTCAGCAATCCTGCATAGCCATCTGTGATGgcttgtgtttattttaatatttttctaattTAGAACGGGGAAAAAGCATTAATTGAAGGATTTTTGTACAGTGTAAGCACTAAAAAGACTAAATTACTTGTCTTTCGTATCTTTAATCATGTAGcgctgtcatttttttaatccactAGATTTGCACAAAAGTCCTGAACTAAGTCTTGAATATTTTATCACACTTTTTCCAATAacacatcattttatttcaaaatccCTGTGAAGCTGGATTTCAATTGAGAGGAATACTGATTGGCTGAgaacaatatcacaatattatcACATTTGCAAAAAGGTCACTATATCATTATCCACTCCAGGTTTGCAGTGGCATGGTGTGATAATCACAGATCACCAGTGAGGAGATCTCATTTTACTGAGCCACCTCCAATGTGGACTGATTAATTAGTCATTTATGCCACATGTGTATTGATGCTGAATGTCTAAAAGAAAAAGGTCTTAACTTGGTTAATGGTAATGGTTTTCTGGATTTCTGTGCTACACGTCTTCTGTATGGTTCTGTATGGCGGGTTTTGTTTTTCCGTCTTGGATCTAGAAGTAGAATGACATTATAACCCCATAGAAGCCGAGCACTGACCAGTCCATTGACTCTTGTACACTGTCACATTCTCTATGTTTTGCAGCTGAACTAAATTAATGGTGTCTCAAAGCCTCACATGTGGTGCCACACTCATTTCCTCTTACATGTGTACGTGatgttgtacagtacaggccagaagtttggacacaccttctcattcaatgtgttatctttattttcatgaccatgtacattggtagattctcactgaaggcataaaaactatgaacacatgtggagttatgtacttaacaaaaaaaggtgaaataactgaaaacatgttttatattctagtttcttcaaaatctccaccctttgctctgattactgttttgcacactcttggcattctctcgatgagcttcaagaggtcgtcacctgaaatgcttctccaacagtcttgaaggagttcccagaggtgtttagcacttgttggcccctttgccttcactccagctcaccccaaaccatctggattgggttcaggtccggtgactgtggaggacagtCACCGGactgtacataactccacatgtgttcattcatagttttgatgccttcagtgacaatctaccaacgtaaatggtcatgaaaataaagaaaacacattgaatgagaaggtgtgtccaaacttttggcctgtactgtatggcCTTAGTGTTTTCACTAGTGTCTTATGAAAGCAAATTGTGTCTTCAACTGGCCTTCAAGTATACTGTTAATTTACCACTTTATTTCTCTATGTGTCTTTCATTTAACCATgaaagtggcagtggaagtggAAACGTCTGCATTTCTAGAATTGAATTTGAGTGTGTGGCTGGTTTCTGGGATTACCTTTAGATCAGATGTTCGTACCTATGGTTACGTCAGCTTCCTCTCCCTGGCTGATGAAAGAACTGAGAACATTTGAGAAGTGACCaaagtgtgtgtggttggtgtgtCAGTATTTGTTGTTTGTGCAGGAATGATAGCGAGTGAGTGCTTGTGCTACTACTGGTCTTTCCTTGGTATCAAATGTGTGTCCTACACCGGAGACCACAATACTAGCAGCTTTCCTCACATAATGTCTTTTCCAGTTCCAGCTGCCTTTCACTTGCCTTGTGTTGAAAAGTTACTGCCTACAATGGCCTATGGGCTAATAAACCATGAAACATGAAATGGTTTAGTTGCTTGTTTCCAGCTACTCAACTATaattaatgtttcatttcactcaCATTTCATATGTCATGCACTCATTTGTGGCCTGGGAATATGTAATATATCAGTGTCAATATATCACATGTATTTGCTAAAAATAgccacataaaaatatatataataatttcctttttaaaatgacatggaCTGATGCTGTTGATGACACATGATCTCTGTCCCTAATCAGTCATGAAGCAGTTTAGGAGCAGATTTATACCAGTGAATGCAGCATCATGTATTTCAGCCAGGAGTCGCCTCTGTTTCTTCACAGTGAAATCCCAGCATGACACCCGACTCCAGACGTGGGGCTCATTCAGCAGTAAATCCAGCTGCTGTCTGCTGTAAATTCCCATACGTTCTTATTGATTTCAGTGGCTCATATGAAAAATATGACTGCCCTAAAagaaacaaatacatttctgaacgTACTAAGAAAAGCCTGATGGTTTGATATGTTGGGAGAAAAGCCAGCGGCTCTGGGTGGGTGGgttcatttctctctctgacTGGTCTGGTGAGTCAGTCTGTAGCTCTCATGGAGGAGCTTGAGGGATGAAAGCTCATCCACTTTGCCATGCATAAACGTTATGCTGTAAGACTATGAAGACCATCATCTCCAGTTTGCAGTGAGTTGTGGTGGGGGGTTGTGGGTTGAGACAGGAAGAAGAGACATTAGACATCAGGGTCTGGCCACTCTTTTGGATAAAGAAACTCTGCCATGTAATGTGACACACACCATGAAATCATACCAATGGGTGGTAGACActtagtgggttagacactactctatgaaccagaagaccacaatgtccTGGgtttgaaaccccacttactaccattgtgtccctgagcaagacacctacccctgagtgtctccaggaggactgtccctgtaattactgattgtaagtggctctggacaCATGCACTGGATGGacagacatgcagacagatcCGAGGGGTGTAAGTGAAGTCATTGGGTGTTTTAGTAACTAACTGGTGCGTAACTGTCTCCTCTGCATCTCTATAACCGATGCTGTAACAGAACTGGCACATTTTGACCTGTGAGACTGCAGTACACCAAACAGGActtgcagcacacacacacacacacacacacacagactgtgcacacactgaaaaagagATGTACCAGGAGCAGCACCGCAAATGCAATTGATGATGTGCCAAAGGGttcatatttctatatttgtttTAGGACTGGCGAGGTTTTGGCACTATGAGCAGTGGAAGCAGTTACCCAGGAGGGACACTGCCTCCCTCTGGATGACAGATGCCCATGCCATATGCCACTGCCCCATGCCCATTCTCTCACCCCTCACCATCTCTGCCTGCATCAGCATCACACCACATCAAACAGCATTACCGGATGAAACAACATTACAGGATACAGATATATTCAGAACTGGAGAAGAAACTGCCGTGCATAAACAAATCCTCAATGTCACAAAACAATTAGTGCTGTCAAAATGCTTTCATTGCTGTGACAAATGTATACCACATTATAATCAAGGTAGCACATTAAAATCAATTGtatacttcctgtgtgggtctaACCTACACCCCGATGCAAAATTCATCATAGCCAGCGACAATATGCACAGGAAATAAGATGTGTCCAGTACCATGTGACACACAGTTCAGTGTTTGCTGCATCGTGAGCATCAGCCCTTATGTGGAAATTGTCTTATTAAGTTTGCCTTACTGAGCTTTTGAGAAGATCAAAGTAATCTgtgcaattttttatttgtgccatatttgtttaataaatcaattgcaaaatgtgcaaagtaTTAGTTTCATTTTCTAATTGACATATCATGAGCAATTTTACATTGCATGATtgagaaaatatcaaataaaatatatataagacATCAAACAATTATTGTTTAGtatgaataaaacatctgaATTGATTCTGGTTGGTGgccaggaaaaaaagaagaaacataaATTCTGGTTGGTGGAATCTATGCACAGAGTGGGTGTCAAATTGCATAAGGCATTCatgcacttttttaaaattctaTTCGATGTAAAAAATATGTACTTTCAACTTGATTGATAAGGCAAATTCATAGATTCACTCATGCAAATTCATAGATTCACTAATTCCCAATGGACTTTGTCTTTTATAGCACTGTTTGAAGGTTACTTACACTGACATTGCCATCTCCTCCAGGTTCTATCATGTATGTGTGATTGCCATCAAAGAACATCCCACTATCAAAGGAAGTAGAGAAcaagaaagacaaagagaaacagGACCATCAGTTCCAGTCATCAAATCATTATGCATTATAAATTATATGACCAGCAAAAGGAGTGTGTAGAGTCCAGGAGGCCATAATAATCCACTCCTCAGACCTCCAGACAAGAACCACTCAGTAGACTGGATAACTGAATTAGAAGCGTCTGTGTGGTGGGAGTATGTTTAGTCATGGAACAGCAAGGCATCATGCACAAGCATGTGACATCACATCGTAGAGGTCGAAAGGGAACCGAATGCAGCCGAGTTCCAAACCTCCTCTAGCATTAACCTTCACACAGAATCTGTGTATTGGGAGCTTCATGTCCAGGCGTGGGATGCAGGGGTGTAAAGTAAGCCACCACTGGAGTGTGGAGCAATTGAACATTGTGTGGAGTGATGAATCATGCTTCTCTGTCTGCCAGTCTGATTGGACTAtgtctgtgtttctgtgcaaCATTTGTGTTGACTGTAACATTTGGGGGAGGAGCATAGGAAACATTTTGCTCAAGTATGAGTAGtgttactccaaaataataatactcaagtACAAGAAAAAAGCAGTCATCCAAAATAATTACTCAATAATAAGTACAAAGGTATTTTGTGATAGGACTATtcaagtactgagtaactgtttgattgtaatatcttgtttgtttttagaaacaatgtatCCAGACATacatttcctaataataatgttaataacttattaaatgtatttcattccGTGTCTGTGTTGTACGATAAGTTTGTGCCGCTATGCCGGTTTGTGTtttgtcatgtgactgcatggcatctgattggtgaaacagTGTCACGTGTAAGATCTACTGGCGGAATCTGTCTgtcaaaaataaagaatataaatTCAAGTGTGGcccaatgtagcaaagtaagagtcaagtttcttattcacaaatgtactcaagtaagaGAAAATGTATGACattgtaaacctactcttagAACTACttttttaaagttatttaaTGGTGTGGAATTGGCTCTCACCTTCTGGGCTGCACACTTCTATCTTTAACCATTTACAGCTGCAGCTGAGACCAAATCACATCTGGGTCAGTAGGATGATCTAAAGGCCTTACAATGGCAACATGGAAATTAACAATACTATCTTCTTATTGAGCCAAACGATCTGAAACTGTCACACACATAGCAACATACGTGTATAACACAAGAGATCCCATTGGTTAACTTATGCTTTGTTTGTCTGTAAGGCTATAAAGGGAGTGTCTTTATGGAGTGCCCATTGAGCTTGGACTTGGTTTTTAATGACTGATCTTGTCTAACAGGTACACATATCAAAATCTGTGAAGACATGGATggattaatttgttaattttccACTCGTGGGACTTGCAAAGGATTATTTTATgatatcttatttttttatatatatatttcagataaaagcaaaagtgaaattacattcaaatgttaatatttGTGAAGAATGTGAAAAATGCATTAGGGTGTTGGGACAAAAGAATGTTCAATATTCGTTAGGAGTCCTGTCATCAATGTGaaagtaagtgagtgagtgagttaattggtgagtgggtgggtgaaCGAGTGAGTGGGTGAAAGAGTGGGTGCAGGTGTTAACTTACTGCAGTCCGTGGCAGGTGGACAGGGCTACAAAGGACTGAGGAACATCTCTCATTTGACCATGGTAGTAACAATGCTCCCCTCCCTGCAAACACACAGGCGCCTTTATtatacacacagtcacatgtgcacaaataaaataatgtgaaCAAGGCAGCCAAAATGTCTCAAAGCCATCCACATAAATCTAATGTCATAATATGTAGTCACATCTTAATAAAGTTGTGTTCTGTATGCTGAGATCTTGTAATCTGTGGTGTAGTGTTTAGTAGCTCATCACCCCACTGCTGATATCAGATAGTACAGTAGATTATTGTGTTTTCACAGTATATACACATGTTAATGATCATTGGTGGGTCATGGCGAGTAAGCCTTGTGAGTAATGCCATCCCATACCAgcctgaggtgtgtgtgtgtacatacaagCTATCCCAAGCtgttatgtgtatgtgtgaatgtgagaaaCCCAGAAACGGACATTTCAGAGTGCTCCATTAGCGGATACTGTAAGTGCTTCCTGTTTAGATTTGGCTC includes the following:
- the cldn12 gene encoding claudin-12, with protein sequence MTCRDIHATNVFSFIIALLSVGGLVVATLVPQWRTMRLITFNVNAKNITVYDGLWTKCVQQDGSSGCYYFDADWYVRVDQLDLRLLQLCLPTGLLLASLALLLIMMGMCKTACCSRSPEDIKNSYCLVNSAGCHLVAGTFLFLGGAVAMPPAVWFLFHTEDLNRRYDDLFSVQFAVYVAIGSAGGLILAALLMFMWYCMCKKLPSPFWLPLPELPVMPNSMSAQLLLPNGMPPSPVAYAPQPIPPAVIDAPGFLPTQGYPASIVAGPPMSPQVYMPPMLAPDGCGSEVGLSQAYSYAPSQSYAPSQSYAPSEGYRRSQRYGSHHYSTRSRLSGIEIDIPVLTE